Proteins found in one Gadus macrocephalus chromosome 23, ASM3116895v1 genomic segment:
- the LOC132452932 gene encoding uncharacterized protein LOC132452932, with amino-acid sequence MNTYCAPDHVKFVKRNRVLLADILYDHDLILEVFHEKYDLPDRETRNLKAKENKLEALLDLVLKKGKSACKVFISLLRENLEVKKTFPRLTEIDFNPLDPASPSPPLSPQIPNSAKRAGPSRGLGARRLQTQGSTRKGPISLQGYLQQVSELIQNKKSQFFKTNMRIKDQTWVVMVFNTGLRQEFINMEKNKSLVVLERLKRGWSDSILFTDSSRVKVLDDRLFTGNPHFGVPLVTSVTNVNVPSNIQSTQTSTPFPPYDPQPPLRTITMEILGVRLKEKFSCPRDHLLEDLPPSQYVDCGLCDMKYGKAALKRVLNGKVFVRESDQFLELTDDHVRNLLKEAMDEGCDTIDKLEIALKEVCFLKVTLSNNIVISVSRASPDASQCRATHIVC; translated from the exons ATGAATACATATTGTGCGCCAGACCATGTTAAGTTTGTCAAGAGAAACCGGGTGCTATTGGCTGATATTCTCTACGACCATGATTTGATACTGGAAGTATTCCATGAGAAATACGACCTACCGGACAGGGAGACCAGAAACTTG aAAGCCAAGGAGAACAAGTTGGAGGCTCTGTTGGATCTGGTTCTGAAAAAAGGAAAGAGTGCATGCAAAGTGTTTATCTCTCTGCTGCGGGAGAACCTTGAGGTGAAGAAGACCTTCCCCCGGCTCACTGAAATTGACTTCAACCCGCTGGACCCCGCGTCCCCATCTCCACCTCTTAGTCCTCAAATCCCAAACTCAGCCAAGAGAGCGGGACCTTCACGAGGGTTAGGAGCCAGACGTTTACAGACCCAAG gCTCAACCAGAAAGGGGCCGATTTCTCTGCAAGGCTACCTTCAGCAGGTCTCAGAGCTCATCCAGAATAAGAAGTCCCAGTTCTTCAAAACCAACATGAGGATCAAAGACCAGACCTGGGTTGTCATGGTCTTCAACACTGGACTACGACAAGAATtcatcaacatggaaaaaaacaa GAGTCTTGTTGTCCTGGAGAGACTGAAAAGGGGCTGGTCGGATAGTATACTCTTCACAGACTCCTCCAGGGTCAAGGTTCTGGACGATCGGCTGTTCACAGGTAACCCGCACTTCGGCGTACCATTGGTCACCTCGGTGACCAATGTGAATGTCCCCTCTAACATCCAGTCCACCCAGACGAGCACCCCTTTTCCACCTTACGATCCGCAACCCCCCCTGAGGACCATCACCATGGAGATCCTCGGCGTCCGTCTGAAGGAAAAGTTCTCCTGCCCACGGGACCACCTGCTGGAGGACCTCCCCCCTAGCCAGTACGTGGACTGTGGGCTCTGCGATATGAAGTACGGCAAGGCGGCTTTAAAACGGGTTCTGAATGGGAAGGTGTTTGTCAGGGAGTCTGACCAGTTCTTGGAGCTGACAGATGACCATGTCAGGAACCTGCTGAAGGAGGCAATGGACGAGGGCTGCGACACCATCGACAAATTGGAGATAGCCCTGAAAGAAGTCTGCTTTCTTAAAGTcaccttaagcaacaatattgTCATCTCTGTGTCCAGAGCGAGCCCTGATGCCTCTCAGTGCAGGGCTACTCATATTGTTTGTTAG